The genomic window GCCGATATCGGCGAAGCTCGACCGAATACCGATATCCTTGCCCGCCACACCGGGCCCGAACCACAGCACGGGAATATGCTCGCGCGTGTGATCCGTGCCCTTGAAGGTCGGGTCGCAGCCGTGATCGGCGGTCAGCACGGCGATATCGCCCGGCTTCATCGCCGCGCGGAACGCCGGCAGCGCCGCATCGAATTCCGCCAAAGCGCGCGCATAGCCGGGCACGTCGCGCCGATGCCCGTAGAGTGAGTCGAAATCGACGAAATTGGTCATCACGAAGGCGCCGTCCGGCGCTTGCGTCAGCGCTTCCATCGTCGCCGCCATCAACGCCGCGTTGCCGTCGGCTTTGATTTCCTTGGTCGGGCCGCTATGGGCGTAGATATCGCCGATCTTGCCGATCGCGTGCATCTCGCGCCCCGCCGCCTTGGCGACGTCGAGCAACGTAGGGGCGGGCGGCATCACCGCGTAATCCTTGCGATTGCCGGTGCGTTTGAATTCGCCCGCTTTCTCGCCGACGAAGGGCCGCGCGATGACGCGACCGATGCGATAGGGCTGAACCAGCTCGAACGCGATCTTGCAGACGTCGTAGAGTCGTTGGAGGCCGAAATGCGTTTCGTGCGCGGCGATCTGGAACACGGAATCGGCCGACGTATAGACGATCGGCTTGCCCGTGCGGATATGTTCTTCGCCCAACTCGTCGAGGATCGTCGTGCCCGAGGCGTGGCAATCGCCGAGCAAACCGGGCAAGCGCGCCTTCGCGATCAGGGCTTGCGTCAATTCGGCGGGAAAACTCGGCACGGTGTGCGGGAAATAGCCCCAGTCGAATTCGACCGGCACGCCCGCGATCTCCCAATGGCCCGAAGGCGTGTCCTTCCCGTGCGAACGCTCGCGCGCGGCACCGTAGAGCCCTTCGGGGGCGGGGCCCGCATACGCGCGGCCCGTGGCGCGCGCATGGGCCGCGTCCAGACCCAGGCGCACGAGATTGGGCACCGACGGCGCCTGCGCATTCTTGATGCTGCCCCAGGTATCGGCCCCCGCATCGCCGAACTTCGCGGCGTCAGGGGCGGCGCCGATCCCGAAGGAATCCATCACCAGAACGAACGCGCGGGCCATCACATCCCCAGGGTTTCGCGCACGACCGGCGGAGCGGCTTGCGCATCGCCAAGAGTATACGCCGCGATCAGCGTACGCGCCGCTTTTTCGGCCGACGCCGCGTCGCGCGCATGGAGAATCGCGATCGGCCGATCGGGGCCGATTTCGGCACCCGTATTCGCGATCTCCGCAAATCCGACGGCATGGTCGATGGCTTGCGCCGGATCGACGCGCCCGCCGCCAAGTTCCAGCACGGCGATGCCGATCGCGCGCGTGTCGATCTTCGCGACGACGCCTTTGGCCGGCACAAAAACGGGCCGCACGATCGGCGCTTTCGGGAGATAGGAATCGACGCGTTCCAGAAAATCCTTTGGCCCGCCGAGACCGGCGACCATACGCGCGAAACGCTCGGCCGCTTGGCCGGATGCCAACGCGGCTTCGATCTTCGCTTCGGCTTGGGCGCGCGGCGCCACACCCGACAGATCGAGCATCTCGACCGCCAGCGCCTTGGTGACGCCGTGCAAGCGCGCGTCGCGTTCGCCTTTCAAATACGCGACCGCCTCACGCATCTCCAGCGCGTTGCCGGCCGTGCGGCCCAGCGGGCGGTCCATATCGGTCAGCAGCGCGCGCGTGCGAAGCCCGGCGCCGTTCGCGACATCGACGATGCTTTGCGCCAGCGCTTTCGCGTCGTCGAATTTCGCCATGAAGGCGCCCGAGCCGAACTTCACGTCCATCACCAACGCGTCGAGACCCGCCGCGAGTTTCTTCGACAGGATCGACGCGGTGATCAGGCCGATCGATTCGACCGTGCCGGTCACGTCGCGGATCGCGTAAAGCCGCTTATCGGCGGGGGCGAGATCGGCGGTTTGGCCGATGACGGCGCAGCCCGCGTCGCGCACCACGCGGCGGAACAGCGCCAGATCGGGTTTGGCCGAATAGCCGGGAATGCTTTCGAACTTGTCGAGCGTGCCGCCGGTGTGCCCAAGACCGCGCCCCGATATCATCGGCACGAAGGCACCGCAGGCCGCGACCATCGGGGCGAGCATCAGGCTCACCTTATCGCCCACGCCGCCCGTCGAATGCTTGTCGACGATGGGGCCGGGCAGGTCTTCGCCCTTCCACGACAGCACTTCGCCCGAATGCGTCATCGCGCGGGTCAGCGCCACGCGTTCGGCGTTGTCCATGCCGTTGAGGAACAGCGCCATCGCGAGCGCGCCGACCTGCGCGTCGGCCAAACCCTTGCCGTCGGCGATGCCCTTCACGAGGAACTCGATTTCGGAATCGGACAAGCGCAAACCGTCGCGCTTCTTGCGGATCACTTCCTGCGGCAGCATGTCAGTAGCCTTTGGCGGGCACGGGGGCGGCTTCGCCGTCGAGATCGGCGAGCAACGCGTCGAGCAGGCCCGACGCGCCGAAGCGGAACGTCGCCGGTGTCGCCCAATCGGGGCCGCGCATCTCGTCGGCGAAAGCGAGATAGGCGGCGGCGTCGGCCAGCGTGCGCACGCCGCCGGAGATCTTCACGCCGACGTCGCGATAGGGATTACGCGCCGACACTTCGAGCAGCACGCGCGCCGCGTCGGGCGTGGCGCCGATCTCGATCTTGCCGGTCGAGGTCTTGAGGAAATCGGCCCCCGCCTCGACGATCTCACCGCAGGCGCGGTCGAGCTTGTCGAGGGCGGGAAAGGCGCCGCTTTCGACGATGACTTTCAGCGTCGTCGTGCCGCAGGCCTCGCGCACGCGCGCGACGACCGTCACGGCGGGCACCTTCTCCCCGCGCAGCCAGCGTTTATAGGGGAAGACCACGTCGATCTCGTCGGCGCCGTCCGCCAGCGCGGTCTTGGTCAGCGCGACGACATCGGCGGCCGGTTCCAGTCCGCCCGGGAAATTCACCACGGTCGCGATCTTGATGCCGGTACCCGCCAGCGCCGTCTTGGCTTGGGCGACGAATTTCGGCCACAGGCAGACGGCCGCGACATTGCCGTGTTTGGTCTGTGCCCGCGCGCAAAGCTTGGCGATCGCGGCTTCGTCGTCGCCGTCGTTGAGGCTGGTGAAGTCGAGACAGGCGAGGGCGCGGCGCGCGAGGTCGCTCATGCCCGTACCAGATCAGGCAAAGCGGCCGGGATCAAGCGGTCGAGCTTCTCGGCGCAGAGTTTCGCGATACGCTGCGTATGATCGTGAGACAGATGCTGGTTTACGCGCATGCCCGCCGCGAGATTGGTGACGGCGCTGATCGTGGCGACGCGAAGCCCGCAATGGCGCGCGACGATCACCTCGGGCACGGTCGACATGCCGACGATATCCGCACCCAGGCCCCGCAGCGCGCGGATCTCCGCCGGCGTTTCGAAATTGGGACCGAGATACCAAGCGTAAATGCCTTCGGGCAGCGCGATGCCGAGCTTCGCGGCCTGCGCCTTCAGCACGTCGCGCAGCTTCGGGTCATAGGCGTCGGTCATCGCCACGAAGCGCGGGCCCCATTCGTCGTCGTTGGGGCCTTGCAGCGGCGACCAGCCCGCCCAGGAAATATGATCTTCAATCAGCAGCAGCGAGCCTTCGTCGCTCGCCGGATGGAACGAGCCCGCCGCGTTGGTTAGCAGAAGTTTTTCGACTCCCAGCGACTTCAGCGCGCGGATCGGCGTTTTGATTTGCGAGGCATCCGCGCCTTCATACACATGCGCGCGGCCTTGCAGCACGATCGCGTCGACGCCCGCGATTTTCCCGGCGATCAAACGGCTGGAATGGCCTTGCACCTTGCTGACCGGAAAGCCGGGGATCTCGGCATAAGGCAGCACGCGTGCGTCGGCGATCGTGTCGGCGATGCCGCCAAGGCCCGAGCCGAGCACGATGGCGATCTTGGGCGAAAGACCCTTTAGCAGCGGGCGGATCGCGTCGGCGGCTTTTGCGGGGGACAAACTCATTTCTCCTTGGCGTAGGGAATGCCGCTGGCCTTGGGCGCCACGGCTTTGCCGACGAAGCCGGCGAGCAGCAGCACCGTCAGCAGATAGGGCAAGGCCTGGATCGCCTGCACGGGCACGACGCCCACGACCGGCAGGGCGACACCTTGCAGGCGGCCTTGCAGCGCGTCGGCGAAGGCGAACAACAGACAGGCGAGGACGGCGGGCACCGGCATCCATTTGCCGAAGATCAATGCGGCGAGTGCCAGGAACCCGCGCCCGGCGGTCATCTCGCGCTGGAAGGCCGACGCCATCGCGGTGGCGAGATAGCTGCCCGCCACGCCGCACAGCACGCCCGTGCAGATCAGCGCGCGATAGCGCAGCCACGCGACCGAAATGCCGGCCGTGTCGACCGCGTGCGGATTTTCGCCCACAGCGCGCAGGCGCAGACCGAAACGCGTTTTGAAAATCACGAACGAGACGATCGGCACGATCGCGACGGTCAGATAGACAAGCGCGTTGTGGCCGGAGATGAGACGCGCATAGATCGGGCCGATGATCGGCGCTTGGCCGATCGTCTCGGCGAAGGGCAGGACGATGGGGGCGAATCTCGCGGCACCCGACAGCGCCGGGGTCTGGCCGCCTTCGCGGAACCAGGCGAAGGCGAGCACGGCGGTGAGGCCGACGGCCAACACGTTCAACGCCATGCCCGACACGACCTGATTGCCGCGATGGGTGATGCAGGCGAAAGCATGGATCATCGAGAACGCGACCGCGACGACGATTGCCGCGAGCAAGCCGATCCAGGCCGAGCCCGACAAGGCCGCGACCGTGCCGGCGGCGAAGGCGGCGGCGAGCATCTTGCCTTCGAGGCCGATATCGACCACGCCCGCGCGTTCGGCGAACAAGCCCGCCAGCGCGCACAGGATCAGCGGGATCGACAAGCGAACGGTCGAGGCGAGCAGCGAGACGAGTTGAACGAAATCGTCCATGTCAGGCCGCCTTGCGCCGCGCGAACAGCGTCGCGATCCAAGGGCGGAACATGTTCTCCAGCGCGCCGCAGAACAGGATGATCAGGCCCTGGATCACGACGACCATTTCGCGGCTGATCGCGCGCATCTCGAAGGCGAGTTCGGCGCCGCCCTGATAGAGCGCGCCGAACAGCAGCGCCGCGAGGCATACACCCAGCGGATGGTTGCGGCCCATCAGGGCCACGGCGATGCCCACGAACCCGAAGCCGCCGGTGAAGGCGACGAGCAGGCGTTGATGGGCGCCCATGATCTCGTTGACGCCCATCAACCCGGCGAGCGCCCCGGAAATCGCCATCGCGACGATGATGGTCTTCGCCGGATCGATACCGGCATAGCGCGCGGCCTGTTCGTTCTGGCCGACGACGCGCAGCGCGTAACCCCAGCGCGTGCGCCAAATATAGACATAGACCAGGAACGCGGCGGCGAGCGCCAGGAAGAACGCGAAATTGAGCGGCGAGCGCGGGGCGTCGATGCCGATCCAGCCCAGCATCGTCTGCATCGTCGGCAGCGTGGCGTTGGCGATGAAGCGTCGCGTTTCCGGGGCGCCCCGGCCCGGCTCCAGCATCACGTTGCTGAGCAGATAGGTCATCAACGCGGCGGCGATGAAATTGAACATGATCGTCGTGATGACGACATGGCTGCCGCGCTTGGCCTGAAGCCAGCCGGGGATCGCGGCCCAGACGGCGCCGAACGCCATGCCGAGCGCGATGGCGCCGACGAAGATGACCGGCCAGGGCAGGAAGTCGAGATAGAGGCAGACCAGCGCCACGCCCAGCCCCGCGACGTAAGCCTGACCTTCGCCGCCGATATTGAATAAGCCGGCATGGAAGGCCAGCGCCACGGCAAGACCGGTGAAGATGAAATTCGTCGCGTAATAAAGCGTGAAAGCGATCGCTTCGGGATAGCCGATCGCGCCCTCGACCAGAATGCGCATGGCGCGCAACGGGTCTTCGCCGATCGCCAGCACGACTAGCCCGGACAGCACGAAGGCGAGGAGGAGATTGATGAGCGGCAGCAGAACGTAATCCGCCCAGGCCGGCATATCGCCGCGCGAACTCATGCCGCGATACCCGCCATCATCAGGCCGAGACGCTTTTCGTCGGCCGTGGTCCCATCGGCCTCGCCGATGATTCGGCCGCCGCACACGACCAGAATGCGGTCGGCCAGCGCCAGGATTTCGTCGAGCTCGCAGCTCACCAGCAGGATCGCCTTGCCGCGATCGCGCATTTCGACGATGCGCTTATGGATGAATTCGATCGCGCCGATATCCACGCCGCGCGTCGGCTGGCCGACCAGCAACAGGTCGGGATCGCGGTCGATCTCGCGGCCCAGCACGATCTTCTGCTGGTTGCCGCCGCTGAATTGGCCCGAGCGCAAACGCGGATCGACGGGGCGCACGTCGAACTGGCCCATCAGATCGCGGCAGCGTTCGATCGACCGGCTTTCCGACAGCAGCGGTCCGCGGCGCAGCGCATCGTCGTCGTGATAACCGAGGATCGCGGTCTCGTAGGCGTCGAAGCCCGTGACCATGCCCATGCGATGCCGGTCTTCGGGCACATGGGCGATGGCCACGCTGCGCGCGAATTTGGCGCGCGCGGGCACGCCCGGCGGCGGCAGCGCTTCGCCCTTATAGAGAAGGCGGCCGGACGCGACGGGACGAAGCCCCGCCAGCGTTTCCAGGATTTCGGTCTGGCCGTTGCCCGACACGCCGGCGATGCCGACGATCTCGCCCGCGCGCACCGAAAACGAGATGTCCTGAAGCCGTGCGGCACCGCGCGCGTCGATGCAGCTTAAATGCTCGACGCGCAGAACCTCGGCCCCCGGTTCGGCCGCACCCTTGGGAACGCGCGTCGTCACGCGGCGTCCGACCATCAATTCGGCGAGCTCGGCCTGGTTCGTGTCCTTGGTCTCGCGCGTCGCGACGATGGCACCCTGGCGCATCACGGTGACGCGGTCGGTGATCGCCATGATCTCGCGCAGCTTATGCGTGATCAGCAACACCGTGCTGCCCTGGCTGCGCCACAACGCCAACAGCTCGAACAGCTTGTCGGCCTCTTGCGGCGTCAGCACCGCCGTCGGCTCGTCGAGGATCAGAATGCGCGCCCCGCGATAGAGCGCCTTGAGGATTTCGACGCGCTGCTGCGCACCGACATGAAGCGTTTCGACCTTCGCGTCGAGATCGACGTCGAGGCCGTAATCGCGCGCGAGGCGCATGAGCTCGGCGCGCGCCGCCGCTTCGCCTTTGGCGAGAAGTGCGCCGCCCTCCGCGCCCAGCAGCACGTTTTCCAGCACGGTGAAATTCTCCACCAGCATGAAATGCTGATGGACCATGCCGATCCCGGCGGCGATCGCGTCCTGCGGCGAAGCGATGGTCACGCGCTTGCCGTCGACTTCGATCGTGCCGGAATCGGCTTGGTAATACCCGTAGACGATGCTCATCAGCGTCGACTTGCCGGCGCCGTTCTCGCCCACGATTCCGTGGATCGAGCCTTTGGCGACCGACAAGTCGATGCTGCGATTGGCATGCACCGGGCCGAAGCGCTTGTCGATGTTCGACAAGCGCAGGGCGGGTTGCGTCACGATTCCGCCGTCAACGCATGACGTCGGTGACGGTGATCTTCCCGTCGACGATCGCCTGGCGCGCTTCGTCGATGCGCTTCAGGATGTCGGCCGACAGCAACGCCTTGTTGTTGTCGTCGATCGCCATGCCGACACCTTCTTCCTTGAGGCCGAGCGCACGCGCCCCCGCCTTCCAGGTTCCGGCGCGGGCCTGGGTCATCGCTTCGTAGACGGCGATATCCACGCGCTTGACCATCGACGTCAGCATCGTGCCCGGATGCAGATGGTTCTGGTTGCTGTCCACGCCGATGGCGAACTTGCCGGCGTCCTTCGCGGCCTGATAGACGCCCGTCCCCGTGGCGCCGGCGGCGGCGAACACGACGTCCACGCCGCGATCGAACTGGCCGCGCGCGAGTTCCGCGCCGCGCGTCGGGTCGCGGAAGGCGGTCGGCGTCGTGCCGGTCATGTTCATGAACACTTCGACCGACGGCTTGGCGTGTTTGGCGCCTTCCTCGTAGCCCTTGTAGAATTTGCGGATGATCGGCACGTCCATGCCGCCGACGAAGCCGACCTTGCCGGTCTTCGAGGTGAGGGCGGCGGCCATGCCGACCAGGAACGAGCCTTCGTGCTCGCGGAACGTCACCGACTGCACGTTGGGCAGATCGACGACCGAATCGATGATCGTGAATTTGACGTTCGGGAATTCCTTGGCGACGGTTTCGATCGCCGCGTGGTTGTTGAACCCGACCGCAATCACGACCGAAGCACCGCGCCGGGCGAGATTGCGGATCGCCTGTTCGCGCTCGGCGGTGTTGGTGATTTCGAATTCGTTGTAGATGACGCCCGTTTCCTTTTTGAAACGCTCGGCGCCGTCATAGGCCGCTTGGTTGAACGAGCGGTCGAACTTGCCGCCGATGTCGAACATCACCGCGGGCGGCGTCTGGGCGGCGGCCGAACCGGCGATCGCGAGCGCGAGGGCCGCGGCGAGAACGGGGGTCTTCATGTTTATCGTCTCCCTGGGGGCGTCAATGCCCGGGCCGACTCTGGCAAAGCCGTTTCGCCGGATCAATGGCCCTATGCTAAAGCAGACCCGGTTTCGGCCCGGTTTGCCGGTTTTGCGGTGGAAAAAGTCCCATGAATCTCGACGCGCTCGACACACCCGCTTTGGTTCTCGATCTGGATGCGATGGGGCGGAATATCGCCAAGATGGCCGAATTTGCCCGTAAAGCCGGGGTAATGCTGCGCCCGCACGCCAAAACGCATAAAAGCCCGGCCGTTGCCCGGCGCCAAATCGCCGCGGGCGCGGTCGGCGTGTGCTGCCAGAAGGTCGGCGAGGCCGAGGTGATGGTCGAGGGCGGCGTGACCGACATTCTGGTTACGAACGAGATCGTCGGCTCCACGAAGGTCACCCGCCTTGTCGGCCTCGCCCGCCTCGCGACGATCCGCACCGTGGTCGATCATCCGGACGGGCTCGATGCGCTCGCCGCCGCTTGCGTCGCGGCGGGCGTGGAGATCGGCGTGCTGGTCGAATGCGATCTCGGCATGGGCCGCTGCGGAATCGCCGATCCGGTGGCGGCCGTC from Alphaproteobacteria bacterium includes these protein-coding regions:
- a CDS encoding phosphopentomutase; translation: MARAFVLVMDSFGIGAAPDAAKFGDAGADTWGSIKNAQAPSVPNLVRLGLDAAHARATGRAYAGPAPEGLYGAARERSHGKDTPSGHWEIAGVPVEFDWGYFPHTVPSFPAELTQALIAKARLPGLLGDCHASGTTILDELGEEHIRTGKPIVYTSADSVFQIAAHETHFGLQRLYDVCKIAFELVQPYRIGRVIARPFVGEKAGEFKRTGNRKDYAVMPPAPTLLDVAKAAGREMHAIGKIGDIYAHSGPTKEIKADGNAALMAATMEALTQAPDGAFVMTNFVDFDSLYGHRRDVPGYARALAEFDAALPAFRAAMKPGDIAVLTADHGCDPTFKGTDHTREHIPVLWFGPGVAGKDIGIRSSFADIGQSIAAHLGLKPLAHGESFV
- the deoA gene encoding thymidine phosphorylase, with translation MLPQEVIRKKRDGLRLSDSEIEFLVKGIADGKGLADAQVGALAMALFLNGMDNAERVALTRAMTHSGEVLSWKGEDLPGPIVDKHSTGGVGDKVSLMLAPMVAACGAFVPMISGRGLGHTGGTLDKFESIPGYSAKPDLALFRRVVRDAGCAVIGQTADLAPADKRLYAIRDVTGTVESIGLITASILSKKLAAGLDALVMDVKFGSGAFMAKFDDAKALAQSIVDVANGAGLRTRALLTDMDRPLGRTAGNALEMREAVAYLKGERDARLHGVTKALAVEMLDLSGVAPRAQAEAKIEAALASGQAAERFARMVAGLGGPKDFLERVDSYLPKAPIVRPVFVPAKGVVAKIDTRAIGIAVLELGGGRVDPAQAIDHAVGFAEIANTGAEIGPDRPIAILHARDAASAEKAARTLIAAYTLGDAQAAPPVVRETLGM
- the deoC gene encoding deoxyribose-phosphate aldolase, whose amino-acid sequence is MSDLARRALACLDFTSLNDGDDEAAIAKLCARAQTKHGNVAAVCLWPKFVAQAKTALAGTGIKIATVVNFPGGLEPAADVVALTKTALADGADEIDVVFPYKRWLRGEKVPAVTVVARVREACGTTTLKVIVESGAFPALDKLDRACGEIVEAGADFLKTSTGKIEIGATPDAARVLLEVSARNPYRDVGVKISGGVRTLADAAAYLAFADEMRGPDWATPATFRFGASGLLDALLADLDGEAAPVPAKGY
- a CDS encoding purine-nucleoside phosphorylase codes for the protein MSLSPAKAADAIRPLLKGLSPKIAIVLGSGLGGIADTIADARVLPYAEIPGFPVSKVQGHSSRLIAGKIAGVDAIVLQGRAHVYEGADASQIKTPIRALKSLGVEKLLLTNAAGSFHPASDEGSLLLIEDHISWAGWSPLQGPNDDEWGPRFVAMTDAYDPKLRDVLKAQAAKLGIALPEGIYAWYLGPNFETPAEIRALRGLGADIVGMSTVPEVIVARHCGLRVATISAVTNLAAGMRVNQHLSHDHTQRIAKLCAEKLDRLIPAALPDLVRA
- a CDS encoding ABC transporter permease, which encodes MDDFVQLVSLLASTVRLSIPLILCALAGLFAERAGVVDIGLEGKMLAAAFAAGTVAALSGSAWIGLLAAIVVAVAFSMIHAFACITHRGNQVVSGMALNVLAVGLTAVLAFAWFREGGQTPALSGAARFAPIVLPFAETIGQAPIIGPIYARLISGHNALVYLTVAIVPIVSFVIFKTRFGLRLRAVGENPHAVDTAGISVAWLRYRALICTGVLCGVAGSYLATAMASAFQREMTAGRGFLALAALIFGKWMPVPAVLACLLFAFADALQGRLQGVALPVVGVVPVQAIQALPYLLTVLLLAGFVGKAVAPKASGIPYAKEK
- a CDS encoding ABC transporter permease is translated as MSSRGDMPAWADYVLLPLINLLLAFVLSGLVVLAIGEDPLRAMRILVEGAIGYPEAIAFTLYYATNFIFTGLAVALAFHAGLFNIGGEGQAYVAGLGVALVCLYLDFLPWPVIFVGAIALGMAFGAVWAAIPGWLQAKRGSHVVITTIMFNFIAAALMTYLLSNVMLEPGRGAPETRRFIANATLPTMQTMLGWIGIDAPRSPLNFAFFLALAAAFLVYVYIWRTRWGYALRVVGQNEQAARYAGIDPAKTIIVAMAISGALAGLMGVNEIMGAHQRLLVAFTGGFGFVGIAVALMGRNHPLGVCLAALLFGALYQGGAELAFEMRAISREMVVVIQGLIILFCGALENMFRPWIATLFARRKAA
- a CDS encoding ABC transporter ATP-binding protein produces the protein MVTQPALRLSNIDKRFGPVHANRSIDLSVAKGSIHGIVGENGAGKSTLMSIVYGYYQADSGTIEVDGKRVTIASPQDAIAAGIGMVHQHFMLVENFTVLENVLLGAEGGALLAKGEAAARAELMRLARDYGLDVDLDAKVETLHVGAQQRVEILKALYRGARILILDEPTAVLTPQEADKLFELLALWRSQGSTVLLITHKLREIMAITDRVTVMRQGAIVATRETKDTNQAELAELMVGRRVTTRVPKGAAEPGAEVLRVEHLSCIDARGAARLQDISFSVRAGEIVGIAGVSGNGQTEILETLAGLRPVASGRLLYKGEALPPPGVPARAKFARSVAIAHVPEDRHRMGMVTGFDAYETAILGYHDDDALRRGPLLSESRSIERCRDLMGQFDVRPVDPRLRSGQFSGGNQQKIVLGREIDRDPDLLLVGQPTRGVDIGAIEFIHKRIVEMRDRGKAILLVSCELDEILALADRILVVCGGRIIGEADGTTADEKRLGLMMAGIAA
- a CDS encoding BMP family ABC transporter substrate-binding protein, translated to MKTPVLAAALALAIAGSAAAQTPPAVMFDIGGKFDRSFNQAAYDGAERFKKETGVIYNEFEITNTAEREQAIRNLARRGASVVIAVGFNNHAAIETVAKEFPNVKFTIIDSVVDLPNVQSVTFREHEGSFLVGMAAALTSKTGKVGFVGGMDVPIIRKFYKGYEEGAKHAKPSVEVFMNMTGTTPTAFRDPTRGAELARGQFDRGVDVVFAAAGATGTGVYQAAKDAGKFAIGVDSNQNHLHPGTMLTSMVKRVDIAVYEAMTQARAGTWKAGARALGLKEEGVGMAIDDNNKALLSADILKRIDEARQAIVDGKITVTDVMR